The following coding sequences are from one Pigmentibacter sp. JX0631 window:
- a CDS encoding sigma 54-interacting transcriptional regulator — protein sequence MLYDELSILIVEDNKEELEKYMAFAQGCGLHSFGATNLEDAKNSLALNGFDILLTDIHLKNLNDHNIEDSGFDIIQFALETQPQLTVLAMSHDLDKTIFDRAIKLGVTHFLRKPIYNSDEILIYIKLALQKKHTTNQTQLEKVNYNKFLDNNPYFKIYKNGIIVSNKHDKFLSGVAKNKKIPLVLNGETGTGKEEFAKILHKKRVELEGMIPFITVNCALLDNDLTSSLLFGHKKGAFTGANETTNGYVAAADGGILFLDEIHTLDLTTQRKLLRVLNDGSYNRVGDMRMIHSYFQLVVATTKDLDEEVEEGRMLADFKYRISGAEIVLDPLRDRLEDIPLFISVFFKRENIDVSDELILQISKMCQKCLWKGNIRQLFRVLQRMLINSQLHEEELNINHLVLPHKEPMTFKFEQIKSPSLQNQNSEVSFKDVNSTDVGIIKLLEKALQTDTSLNETIDEIEKQILIKAMKRHDSIAKAHLALGISRNAIDAKRKKYRI from the coding sequence ATGCTTTATGATGAATTAAGTATTTTGATTGTTGAAGATAATAAAGAAGAGCTTGAAAAATATATGGCTTTTGCTCAAGGTTGTGGTTTGCATTCATTTGGAGCCACTAATTTAGAAGATGCCAAAAATTCATTAGCCCTTAATGGTTTCGATATTTTATTAACTGATATTCATTTAAAGAATTTAAACGATCATAATATTGAAGATTCTGGATTTGATATAATCCAATTTGCTTTAGAAACTCAGCCTCAATTAACTGTATTGGCTATGTCGCATGATCTAGATAAAACTATATTTGATAGAGCTATTAAATTAGGAGTAACTCACTTTCTAAGGAAACCCATTTATAACTCCGATGAAATATTAATTTATATAAAGCTAGCTTTGCAAAAAAAACATACAACAAATCAAACTCAACTTGAAAAAGTAAATTATAATAAATTCCTTGATAATAATCCCTATTTTAAAATTTATAAAAATGGAATAATAGTCTCAAATAAACATGATAAATTTTTAAGTGGTGTAGCAAAAAATAAAAAAATTCCTTTAGTTTTAAATGGAGAAACTGGTACAGGAAAAGAAGAATTTGCAAAAATATTACACAAAAAAAGAGTAGAATTAGAAGGTATGATCCCATTTATTACAGTAAATTGTGCATTACTTGATAATGATTTAACTTCTTCTCTTTTATTTGGACATAAAAAAGGTGCTTTTACAGGCGCAAATGAAACTACAAATGGCTATGTTGCAGCAGCTGATGGTGGAATTTTATTTTTAGATGAAATTCATACTCTCGATCTTACTACGCAAAGGAAACTTTTGCGTGTTTTAAATGATGGAAGTTATAATAGAGTTGGTGATATGCGAATGATTCACTCGTATTTCCAGCTCGTAGTAGCAACTACAAAAGATTTAGATGAAGAAGTTGAAGAAGGAAGAATGCTTGCTGACTTTAAGTACCGAATCAGTGGAGCAGAGATTGTTCTTGATCCTTTACGCGATAGGTTAGAAGACATACCTCTATTTATCAGTGTATTTTTTAAAAGAGAAAATATTGATGTATCTGATGAACTTATTTTACAAATAAGTAAAATGTGTCAAAAATGTCTCTGGAAAGGAAATATCAGACAACTTTTTCGTGTATTACAAAGAATGCTCATAAATTCCCAATTACATGAAGAAGAGCTTAATATTAATCATTTAGTTCTACCGCATAAAGAACCTATGACTTTTAAGTTTGAGCAAATAAAGTCACCGTCATTGCAAAATCAAAATTCAGAAGTTTCTTTCAAAGATGTTAATAGTACCGATGTAGGAATTATTAAGTTGCTAGAAAAAGCTTTGCAAACTGATACTTCTTTGAATGAGACAATAGATGAAATTGAAAAGCAAATTTTAATTAAAGCTATGAAAAGACATGACAGTATTGCGAAGGCGCATTTGGCTTTAGGGATCAGTCGGAATGCTATCGATGCAAAACGGAAAAAATATAGAATTTAA
- a CDS encoding coproporphyrinogen III oxidase: MKENLQMSALLRGKEFLEKNPILQLDKLFSHSLSDPKKADPIWEFIPPENSETVFFPHEFIHLLLYIRNLNKLAFNTLEGEELCSVKSWDARQHNPSRNLNGGGVMTVIRANHLEKSAVNLSCVWGENYPSTESEYANKPFAAAGVSLISHPRNPFAPIMHMNIRCLKVFDKENPVTWIGGGADLTPMLPFKEDTNLFHSAMSDVCEQNKQIADYQKFKNWAQDYFFIPHRKEERGVGGIFFDYLKISSPKDFSLLLDVGQYSARAYAEILGKRLDTPYDQDLIEKHHYWRGRYAEFNLVYDRGTKFGLMSGGNYEAIFCSLPPQVKW, encoded by the coding sequence ATGAAGGAGAATTTACAAATGAGTGCCTTGCTTCGTGGGAAAGAGTTTTTAGAAAAAAATCCAATTCTTCAACTAGATAAGCTTTTCTCGCATTCTCTATCTGATCCAAAAAAAGCAGATCCTATTTGGGAGTTTATCCCTCCAGAAAATAGTGAAACAGTTTTTTTTCCGCATGAATTTATTCATTTATTACTTTATATCCGAAATCTAAATAAACTAGCCTTTAATACCTTAGAAGGTGAAGAACTTTGTTCAGTCAAGTCGTGGGATGCTCGTCAGCATAATCCAAGTAGGAACTTGAATGGTGGCGGAGTGATGACGGTAATTCGAGCGAATCATCTTGAAAAGTCTGCTGTAAATTTAAGTTGTGTCTGGGGAGAGAATTACCCATCAACCGAATCAGAATATGCAAACAAACCTTTTGCTGCAGCGGGAGTTTCGCTTATCTCGCATCCTAGAAATCCATTTGCACCCATTATGCATATGAATATTAGGTGTCTAAAGGTCTTTGACAAAGAAAATCCTGTAACTTGGATAGGTGGTGGTGCAGATTTAACACCAATGTTACCTTTTAAAGAGGATACCAATTTATTTCATTCAGCTATGTCAGATGTGTGTGAGCAAAATAAACAAATCGCAGATTATCAAAAATTTAAAAATTGGGCTCAAGATTATTTTTTCATCCCCCATAGAAAAGAAGAGCGTGGTGTTGGAGGAATATTTTTTGATTACTTAAAAATATCTAGTCCAAAAGATTTCTCATTACTTCTAGATGTAGGTCAATATTCAGCTAGGGCGTATGCTGAAATTTTAGGAAAAAGATTAGATACTCCTTATGATCAAGATCTTATTGAGAAGCACCACTATTGGCGAGGAAGGTATGCTGAATTTAACTTGGTTTATGATCGAGGAACAAAATTTGGACTTATGTCTGGAGGCAATTATGAAGCCATTTTTTGCTCATTGCCTCCTCAAGTAAAGTGGTGA
- a CDS encoding SIS domain-containing protein produces the protein METTLMEKETNETLSIINNLILNSDVLFLPIITALRNVEIHFIATIARGSSDHAATFAKYVFETQLEIATASIAPSIHTIYQKNINYKNSLVLGISQSGKSFDLVESMKYAKQNGAVTVSFINENNSPLADQSKFNIPLLAGKEYSVAATKSFIASLVRIIQLAYYLNPQNSINIDCFKVISQRLNEFANDKDEFPIETFKNAKNFLVLGRGYTFPIAMEAALKLKETSGIHAEAFSGAEVMHGPFELINKSFPVIVFLNKDETLPNMLLLIENFLKKEANIFIIGTNEILKENKTLFLNLPVISIGNSIHPIANSILFIHKFYKFSALFAKSLGRNPDTPKNLNKVTSTL, from the coding sequence ATGGAAACAACATTAATGGAAAAAGAAACAAACGAAACGCTTAGTATCATTAATAATTTGATACTTAACTCAGACGTTCTTTTTCTTCCAATAATAACTGCATTAAGAAATGTAGAAATTCATTTTATTGCTACTATAGCAAGAGGTAGTTCTGATCACGCAGCAACATTTGCAAAATATGTTTTTGAAACGCAATTGGAAATAGCAACTGCATCTATAGCACCATCAATCCACACAATATATCAAAAAAATATAAATTATAAAAATTCTTTAGTGCTTGGAATTTCGCAATCTGGAAAAAGCTTTGATTTAGTTGAATCAATGAAATATGCAAAGCAAAATGGAGCAGTTACTGTTTCGTTTATTAATGAAAACAATTCACCTCTTGCAGATCAAAGTAAATTTAATATTCCATTACTGGCAGGAAAAGAATATTCTGTTGCTGCTACTAAAAGTTTTATTGCTAGCTTAGTTAGAATTATTCAATTAGCATATTATTTAAATCCCCAAAATAGTATAAATATTGATTGCTTTAAAGTTATAAGTCAAAGATTAAATGAATTTGCTAATGATAAAGATGAATTTCCAATTGAAACTTTTAAAAATGCAAAAAATTTTCTTGTATTAGGAAGAGGTTATACTTTTCCTATTGCAATGGAAGCCGCTCTAAAATTAAAAGAAACAAGCGGTATTCATGCCGAAGCTTTTAGTGGTGCAGAGGTAATGCATGGTCCTTTTGAATTAATAAATAAAAGTTTTCCAGTAATAGTTTTTTTAAATAAAGATGAAACTTTACCGAATATGCTTTTATTAATTGAAAATTTCCTTAAAAAAGAAGCTAATATTTTTATAATAGGCACAAATGAAATTTTAAAAGAAAATAAAACTTTATTTTTAAATCTTCCAGTCATTAGTATAGGAAATTCGATTCATCCTATAGCAAATAGTATTTTATTTATTCATAAGTTTTATAAATTTTCCGCATTATTTGCAAAAAGCCTAGGAAGAAATCCAGATACACCAAAAAACTTAAATAAAGTAACTAGTACTTTATAA
- a CDS encoding cytochrome c-type biogenesis CcmF C-terminal domain-containing protein: MIEVGYFSFCLAFLFSIYGLIMGGYALFKPKVAVIASARNALICVFFCVLFSSLVLWNAIFFHDFSVKYVYRHSSIDMPPLYLFTAFWSALEGSHLLWTLLMSAVVTLSLVTVKKENASYYPALCLAYGCALFFMLFLNITYSAPLERLFPAGKFGEGMNALLQNPYMAIHPPMLFTGYCLLIVPFAYSFAALIYGKFSNQWISTVRTWSLYSWAVLTIAIFLGGKWAYVELGWGGYWGWDPVENSSFMPWLALTAALHTLLVTDKTGRLPRLLLFLNMLAFALTFLGTFITRSGVISSVHSFAESEIGPAYLIWVVFLLTLAAGLVLLRGYLLPGAAKANDWRVSKESALLFTIFFFLFLLALVFIGTILPLVVEATRGIKISIQQPFFNAFAPWIGFGLVLLLGVGNLLRWKNGKIPNPIYCLLLPFILAGILTYFIKKQHYLDLKNTLAFQIIIWTSLVLIMDLIYKLKALRWNTKLFLIYNRPYLGSIIIHLGFLCAVAGFLGNYRGLSAEVNLKLHESTEFNGYIIKNEGLGYNREYNAQYVISKIKAIKQDSKEEVFILPMRSKFTNNEQWFNEIGIHSTIWHDLYIVLASFDINTQSVSLKMNWNPTVKLVWTSLLIMILGAAIAVSHKIRKRSLEIDENGKIKDTNIDDYLSMIIANTSRSSSAKISSSLLIIFIISLFSFGLSGTVYAQSNSSQPQTNIKLIPAQQLDPKLVDVAQELRCPTCIGMSVLESDTLQSVAMRTEIEKQLSEGKDKEQIVNYFKKAYGPWILREPDAKSSLGFLIWLIPILGIILGPMLIIFCLKRARKNMKIENDKLLLELKEFVKIKKEEIGKC; the protein is encoded by the coding sequence ATGATTGAAGTCGGGTATTTTTCGTTTTGTCTTGCCTTTTTATTTTCTATTTATGGATTAATAATGGGGGGGTATGCATTATTTAAACCAAAAGTTGCCGTTATAGCAAGCGCAAGAAATGCATTAATTTGTGTATTTTTTTGTGTTCTATTTTCTTCCTTAGTTTTATGGAATGCAATATTTTTTCATGATTTCTCTGTAAAATATGTTTATAGACATTCTTCGATAGATATGCCTCCTTTATATTTATTTACTGCATTTTGGAGTGCTCTCGAAGGTAGCCATTTGCTTTGGACTCTTTTAATGAGCGCTGTTGTTACGTTATCCTTAGTAACTGTAAAAAAAGAAAATGCATCTTACTATCCTGCATTATGTCTTGCTTATGGTTGTGCCTTATTTTTTATGTTATTTTTAAACATTACTTATTCAGCTCCCTTAGAAAGATTATTTCCAGCTGGAAAATTTGGCGAAGGCATGAATGCTCTTCTTCAAAACCCCTATATGGCAATTCATCCGCCAATGCTTTTTACTGGATATTGCTTACTGATAGTTCCTTTTGCGTATTCTTTTGCTGCATTAATTTATGGGAAGTTTTCAAACCAATGGATTTCAACAGTCAGAACCTGGAGCCTATATAGTTGGGCGGTTTTGACCATCGCTATTTTTTTGGGAGGAAAGTGGGCTTACGTAGAATTAGGTTGGGGCGGATATTGGGGTTGGGACCCTGTAGAAAATAGTTCTTTTATGCCTTGGCTAGCGCTAACTGCCGCTTTGCACACACTTCTTGTTACCGATAAGACAGGCAGATTGCCAAGATTATTGCTTTTTTTAAATATGTTGGCATTTGCGTTAACTTTTCTCGGTACATTTATTACCCGTTCAGGTGTAATAAGCAGTGTCCATTCTTTTGCTGAAAGTGAAATAGGCCCAGCTTATCTAATTTGGGTTGTGTTTTTATTAACATTAGCGGCAGGATTAGTTTTATTGAGAGGCTATTTATTACCTGGAGCTGCTAAAGCAAACGATTGGCGAGTTTCTAAAGAAAGCGCTTTGCTTTTTACTATTTTCTTTTTTCTTTTTCTCTTAGCTTTAGTTTTTATTGGTACAATATTGCCTTTAGTAGTTGAAGCCACTCGCGGTATTAAAATATCTATTCAGCAACCATTTTTCAATGCTTTTGCTCCTTGGATAGGATTTGGATTAGTTTTACTCTTAGGAGTTGGGAATTTATTACGTTGGAAAAATGGGAAAATTCCAAATCCAATTTATTGTCTATTGTTACCTTTTATTTTGGCAGGTATTTTAACTTACTTTATTAAAAAACAACATTATTTAGATCTCAAAAATACGCTTGCATTTCAAATTATAATCTGGACATCTTTGGTATTAATTATGGATTTAATCTATAAATTAAAAGCATTAAGATGGAATACCAAACTTTTTTTAATTTATAATAGACCTTATTTAGGTTCAATCATTATCCATCTAGGTTTTTTGTGTGCAGTTGCCGGTTTTTTAGGTAACTACCGAGGGTTATCTGCCGAGGTTAATTTAAAACTGCATGAATCAACAGAATTTAATGGTTATATAATAAAAAATGAAGGATTAGGATACAATCGCGAATATAATGCTCAATATGTAATAAGTAAAATAAAAGCTATCAAACAAGACTCAAAAGAAGAAGTTTTTATTTTGCCAATGCGCAGTAAATTTACGAATAATGAACAATGGTTTAATGAAATTGGTATTCATTCAACAATATGGCATGATCTTTATATTGTTTTAGCATCTTTTGATATCAATACTCAATCAGTTTCTTTAAAAATGAATTGGAATCCTACTGTTAAATTAGTTTGGACAAGTTTATTGATTATGATACTTGGAGCTGCAATTGCTGTTTCACATAAAATTAGAAAAAGATCTTTAGAAATTGATGAAAATGGGAAAATTAAAGATACAAATATTGATGACTATTTGTCAATGATAATTGCAAATACCTCTAGAAGTTCTTCAGCAAAAATAAGTTCTAGCTTATTAATAATTTTTATTATTTCTCTCTTTTCTTTTGGGTTATCAGGAACGGTATATGCACAATCAAATTCTAGTCAACCTCAAACGAATATAAAGTTAATACCTGCACAACAATTAGATCCTAAACTTGTAGATGTCGCTCAGGAACTTAGATGTCCAACATGTATTGGAATGAGTGTCCTTGAAAGTGATACTTTGCAAAGTGTTGCTATGCGAACAGAAATTGAAAAACAATTATCTGAAGGAAAAGATAAAGAACAGATAGTAAATTACTTTAAAAAAGCATATGGGCCATGGATTTTGCGCGAACCAGATGCGAAATCGTCTTTAGGTTTCCTTATTTGGCTAATACCAATTTTGGGTATTATATTAGGACCTATGCTAATTATTTTTTGTTTAAAAAGAGCAAGAAAGAACATGAAAATAGAAAATGATAAATTACTATTAGAATTAAAAGAGTTTGTGAAAATAAAAAAGGAAGAAATTGGAAAATGTTAA
- the gpmI gene encoding 2,3-bisphosphoglycerate-independent phosphoglycerate mutase, with product MSSTNLYQLKRISPTIPNLKILTIVMDGVGLTNIQANITSELKKQNGILPAEAFQVGNAVNAAYTPNLSSLFSHPLFRTIKAHGLAVGLPSDEDMGNSEVGHNALGAGRVFAQGAKLVNAAIETGALFQGNAWKKLVLRQELKSGQNTLHFCGLFSDGNVHSHLEHLFALIQQAKKENVKKVRLHLLLDGRDVGPLTATEYIAKLQTFLSEINSGSFDCKVASGGGRTFVTMDRYESDWSIVERGYQAHVLGEGREFSSILEAVEVLRKEKNYFDQDLPPFVIFENGKPVGTVEDNDSFVFYNFRGDRAIEITRALTEENFSAFQRKRFPKIFYAGMMQYDGDLKLPELFLVSPPAIDCTLSELLSNANIKQFACSETQKYGHVTYFWNGNRSGKFNPSLENYIEIPSDLIPFQERPWMKSAEIADETIKQMYNNSFEIGRINFANGDMVGHSGHFASAVLSVAAVDLALGRIMQVAKETNTILIIVADHGNADEMFELDKKSKKVVYEKNGFPKLKTSHTLAPVPCAFFNTEILDKSVTLREDLPNAGLANIAGTILHLAGFDTPPNYEPSLLIIGEKKKN from the coding sequence ATGAGTTCTACTAATTTGTATCAGTTAAAACGCATATCACCTACAATTCCTAATCTCAAAATTCTCACTATCGTGATGGATGGTGTCGGTTTAACAAACATTCAAGCTAATATAACTTCTGAACTGAAGAAGCAAAATGGAATTTTACCTGCAGAAGCCTTTCAAGTTGGAAATGCGGTAAATGCGGCTTATACTCCTAATTTGTCAAGTCTTTTTTCTCATCCATTATTTCGAACAATAAAAGCGCATGGTTTAGCTGTAGGTTTACCAAGTGACGAGGATATGGGAAATAGCGAAGTAGGCCATAATGCTTTAGGTGCGGGAAGGGTTTTTGCGCAAGGTGCAAAATTGGTAAATGCAGCCATAGAAACGGGTGCTTTGTTCCAAGGTAATGCATGGAAAAAATTAGTATTAAGGCAAGAATTAAAATCAGGACAAAATACATTGCATTTTTGTGGTTTATTTTCTGATGGAAATGTACATAGTCATTTAGAACATCTTTTTGCATTAATTCAGCAAGCAAAAAAAGAAAATGTGAAAAAAGTCCGTCTTCATCTTCTTCTTGATGGGCGTGATGTAGGGCCTTTAACTGCAACTGAGTATATTGCCAAATTGCAAACTTTTTTATCCGAAATAAATAGCGGCAGTTTTGATTGCAAAGTTGCATCTGGAGGAGGAAGAACTTTTGTCACGATGGATCGGTATGAAAGCGATTGGAGTATTGTTGAAAGAGGTTACCAAGCGCATGTGTTAGGAGAAGGTCGTGAATTTTCTTCTATTTTGGAAGCAGTTGAAGTTTTAAGAAAAGAAAAAAATTATTTTGATCAAGATTTGCCTCCGTTTGTCATTTTTGAAAATGGCAAACCAGTTGGAACAGTTGAAGATAATGATAGCTTTGTTTTTTATAATTTCAGAGGCGATCGTGCAATAGAAATAACCCGCGCTCTCACGGAAGAGAACTTCTCAGCATTCCAGAGAAAAAGATTTCCAAAAATATTTTATGCTGGAATGATGCAGTATGATGGTGATTTAAAATTACCAGAATTATTTTTAGTATCACCTCCAGCAATTGATTGTACTTTAAGTGAGCTGCTTAGTAATGCTAATATAAAACAATTTGCTTGTAGTGAAACACAAAAATATGGGCATGTAACTTATTTTTGGAACGGCAACAGAAGTGGAAAATTTAATCCGAGTTTAGAAAATTATATTGAAATTCCTTCTGACCTTATCCCTTTTCAAGAACGACCTTGGATGAAATCAGCTGAAATAGCTGATGAAACTATTAAGCAAATGTATAATAATTCTTTCGAAATAGGGCGAATTAATTTTGCGAATGGCGATATGGTTGGGCATTCAGGTCATTTTGCTTCTGCTGTTTTATCAGTTGCAGCCGTTGATCTTGCCTTAGGAAGAATCATGCAAGTTGCTAAAGAAACAAATACAATATTGATTATTGTTGCTGATCATGGAAATGCTGATGAAATGTTTGAATTAGACAAGAAATCGAAGAAGGTTGTGTATGAAAAAAATGGTTTTCCTAAATTAAAAACAAGTCATACTTTAGCGCCAGTACCATGTGCATTTTTTAATACTGAGATATTAGATAAATCTGTAACTTTACGTGAAGATTTACCTAATGCAGGATTGGCAAATATTGCTGGAACTATTCTTCATTTAGCTGGTTTTGATACTCCCCCTAATTATGAACCCTCATTGCTAATCATTGGTGAAAAAAAAAAGAATTAA
- the sohB gene encoding protease SohB — protein MSQSLFSWFQLSLAVLGVLGLFLVFFGILALISLRKKKLAQGIKIEIKKLNETYKENKEKILKEIMEETEYKTYLKKEKLFLKEKNQAKKKEKEEQKDLPLPKKVYVLDFNGDVAASSVTTFREQITALLQTALPKDEIVIRLESPGGMVHAYGLASSQLARIKERNIPLTICVDKVAASGGYMMACLANKIIAAPFAILGSIGVIASLPNLNKLLHKNNIEYLEMTAGEYKRTLTPFGEVTEKKKAKFQEQIEEVHELFKDHVSKYRNSVDIAKVATGEYWFGVKAIELNLVDELKTSDDYLLNLSKDYDIYHIFTPKKESFKDKLAGTAQSLLQTFLTKNVEKEENKYPLLM, from the coding sequence ATGTCACAGTCCCTGTTTTCTTGGTTCCAATTATCTCTGGCAGTTCTGGGGGTTCTTGGCTTATTTTTAGTTTTTTTTGGTATTTTAGCATTAATAAGTTTACGAAAGAAAAAACTTGCGCAAGGAATTAAAATTGAAATAAAAAAATTGAATGAAACTTATAAAGAAAACAAAGAAAAAATACTAAAAGAAATTATGGAAGAAACAGAATATAAAACTTACTTAAAAAAAGAAAAACTTTTTTTAAAAGAAAAAAATCAAGCAAAGAAAAAAGAAAAAGAAGAGCAAAAAGATTTACCACTACCAAAAAAAGTTTATGTATTAGATTTTAACGGTGATGTCGCTGCTAGCTCTGTCACAACATTTCGCGAGCAAATTACCGCTCTTTTGCAAACTGCACTTCCCAAAGATGAAATAGTGATTCGTTTAGAGAGCCCAGGGGGAATGGTGCATGCTTATGGTTTAGCATCTTCACAACTGGCGAGAATTAAAGAAAGAAACATTCCTTTAACCATTTGTGTAGATAAAGTAGCAGCGAGTGGTGGTTACATGATGGCATGTTTAGCAAATAAAATTATTGCAGCACCTTTTGCCATTTTAGGTTCTATTGGTGTAATTGCCTCGTTACCAAATTTAAATAAACTTCTACACAAAAATAATATTGAATATTTAGAAATGACTGCCGGCGAGTATAAAAGAACACTTACACCATTTGGCGAAGTAACTGAAAAGAAAAAAGCTAAATTTCAAGAACAAATAGAAGAAGTGCATGAACTTTTTAAAGATCATGTCAGTAAATATAGAAACTCTGTAGACATCGCTAAAGTAGCAACAGGTGAATATTGGTTTGGGGTAAAAGCAATTGAATTAAATTTAGTCGATGAATTAAAAACAAGTGATGATTATCTTCTAAATTTAAGTAAAGACTATGATATTTATCATATTTTTACTCCTAAAAAAGAGTCTTTTAAAGATAAATTAGCAGGAACAGCACAAAGTTTATTGCAAACTTTTTTGACAAAAAATGTTGAAAAAGAAGAAAACAAATATCCTTTATTAATGTAA
- a CDS encoding cytochrome c biogenesis protein CcdA translates to MNSAAYAESTYFPEEFKSSQFDQQVKIENVIKFEVIKIDLGQHPAIILSLTTKDDFKIYQDKLKFFLNISQQLPFELKYESDKLPESYHDPFFKTEKKIFKNKTQFIIKSEKHFNINDTLEINVQSCSNSVCLVPAKLQIDLKVGSISTLSKENFSFNSGNSNFSQPRNEVDSQIAKNESVVSDKITLLNDNLAIKIQDAIGKGSWILFPALLLAGLLMNLTPCVYPMIPITLNVMSQFSGINAKRKKGLLPLYYVLGMILTYSLLGVFAALSGSIFGSQLANPIFNLIIAGIMFLLGLSMLGVFNLSSLQSFGNKIPLAQNYPKIAVLTMGSVSGLISAPCTGPVLSTILILIAQNKNPIVGFTYMFFFALGFGLPYIALGYFGQGLTKVPKFPRLVNFIKIFFAALMFALALYYLRIYLQKISYVQDIYLKPKFLTVFILLLSASIFTVFTIKNNLIGFLSKCGLILTTCFLALWVTLYTTNSFYLKRSEINISTKLTNNKLNWLNDYQRAVEIAKTENKPILIDIWADWCTACLEMEETSWQDPKLIEFLHQNFIVVKLDYTNLPDDIQILVNRWQINGLPAIAYFKASSDFDAKPTILLQGYASAGKLMNTAMNLIN, encoded by the coding sequence ATGAATTCTGCAGCATATGCGGAATCTACTTATTTTCCTGAAGAATTTAAATCTTCCCAATTTGATCAACAAGTTAAAATAGAAAACGTGATTAAGTTTGAAGTTATAAAAATTGATTTAGGACAACATCCTGCTATTATTTTATCACTTACCACAAAAGATGATTTTAAAATATATCAAGATAAATTAAAATTTTTTCTTAATATCTCTCAACAACTACCTTTTGAGTTAAAATACGAATCTGATAAATTGCCAGAAAGTTATCATGATCCTTTTTTTAAAACTGAGAAAAAAATATTTAAAAATAAAACACAATTTATCATAAAATCAGAAAAACATTTTAATATAAATGACACTTTAGAAATCAATGTTCAGTCATGTTCAAATTCGGTTTGTTTAGTTCCAGCTAAATTACAAATTGACTTAAAAGTTGGTAGTATTTCTACTTTATCCAAAGAAAATTTTTCTTTCAATTCTGGAAACTCAAATTTTTCTCAACCTAGAAATGAAGTTGATTCGCAAATAGCGAAAAATGAAAGTGTAGTCAGTGACAAAATCACTCTTTTAAATGATAATTTAGCCATTAAAATACAAGATGCAATTGGAAAAGGAAGTTGGATATTATTTCCAGCTTTATTACTTGCTGGACTTCTGATGAATTTAACACCTTGCGTTTATCCGATGATTCCAATTACTTTAAATGTTATGTCACAATTTTCTGGAATAAACGCCAAGAGAAAAAAAGGTTTACTACCGCTTTATTATGTCTTAGGGATGATTTTAACCTATTCATTACTTGGAGTTTTTGCAGCATTATCGGGAAGTATTTTTGGATCTCAATTAGCAAATCCCATCTTTAATTTGATCATTGCAGGAATTATGTTCTTGCTTGGTTTGTCTATGCTTGGAGTATTTAATTTAAGTAGCTTGCAATCTTTTGGAAATAAAATTCCGCTCGCACAAAATTATCCTAAGATAGCTGTTTTAACAATGGGATCTGTTTCTGGTTTAATCTCTGCACCTTGTACAGGCCCTGTTCTGAGCACAATACTTATTTTAATTGCACAAAATAAAAATCCTATTGTAGGTTTTACATATATGTTTTTCTTTGCCTTAGGCTTTGGCCTACCCTACATAGCTCTGGGATACTTTGGGCAGGGTCTCACTAAAGTTCCTAAGTTCCCCCGCCTAGTTAATTTTATAAAAATATTTTTTGCCGCTCTAATGTTTGCATTAGCTTTATATTACTTAAGAATTTACCTCCAAAAAATTTCTTATGTACAGGATATCTATTTAAAACCAAAGTTTTTAACAGTTTTTATATTACTACTTAGCGCCTCTATCTTTACTGTATTCACAATAAAAAACAATTTAATTGGATTTCTTTCAAAATGTGGCCTTATCTTAACAACTTGTTTTTTAGCTCTTTGGGTTACTTTATATACTACAAATAGTTTTTATCTAAAGAGATCTGAAATTAATATCTCGACAAAATTAACAAATAATAAATTAAATTGGTTAAATGACTACCAAAGGGCAGTTGAAATTGCAAAAACCGAAAATAAACCTATCTTAATTGATATTTGGGCAGATTGGTGCACAGCTTGTTTAGAAATGGAAGAAACTTCTTGGCAAGATCCAAAGCTCATTGAATTTCTCCACCAAAATTTTATTGTTGTAAAACTTGATTACACAAATTTACCAGATGATATTCAAATTCTTGTAAATAGATGGCAAATAAATGGTTTGCCAGCAATTGCATATTTTAAAGCGAGTAGCGATTTCGATGCAAAACCAACTATCTTATTACAAGGTTACGCTTCTGCAGGAAAACTAATGAATACTGCTATGAATCTTATCAACTGA